From the genome of Podospora bellae-mahoneyi strain CBS 112042 chromosome 2, whole genome shotgun sequence:
cccccaaaattCCCATTCTCCACACTAGGATACGCCCCCCCGCTCATCTCGGCCCAATCCCAATCCAACGTCATCGGCAAGCTAAACAAGTCCTGCGGCAACATAGGCTGCTGAAagaaccctcctcccagcgGCGGGCTCGTCAGTCCCCCTGTCCCTCCCATCGTAACTGAATTCATCGGATCAAATCCTCCCATATCATACCCCCCgtaatcaccaccaccacccggaacaccgcctccaccaTTCGGAGGCGCAGCTGCAAAATCCCCATGCCACCCCGTTGGCGCCATACCAGGCGACGAACTCGAGCTCATTGTCCCTTGGCCGTTGGCGGCGCCGTTCATCGGGCCGAATCCaatgtttggtggtgagcggtggtcgtttggtggtggggaaaGGTTGTTGTTCGGGGGCTGATGCTGGTTGTTCATGGAATGGGATGCTTGTGGTGTGGCAGAGCCGGCTGTTGTCGGCCGGGGTGTCGgggcggcggctgctgggttggggttgaaggatgGGGAGTCTCCGGTAGCAGTTGTTTTGGCAGTTGGTTGCTCGGtattcttcctcttccgcctGTTGGCGTGttccttctccgccttttccaccaccacctttgcAATCCGCTCAAACTCTGAACAAACTCCCAGCATACGGTGGACACCACCAGTCTCGGCTTCTACGCCGAGCATAGACAAGAAGTTGACCACCACGTTCATAAGCTTCGCGTCTGACCGGGCTCTTGGGTCCAGTGGATTTTGCAGCACGTTGCCGAAGAGGGTAACGAGGGCTGATACTGGGAAGTAGAGGACCATCCTACATAATAATTAGCAAGCAATTACGCAGGCGAGAATCGGACGGGAGTAACTTACCAAACACAAGAGAAATCCCCCTGAGGGATGTACTTGAGCAGAGAAATGGACGCCCTAGCAGCCGAAGTGCACAACGCCGCCGATGAGAAAATGCGAGGGTTCAATGGCCTAGCATTAAGCCCCTGAATAGCATAGTTGGACAACCTGCTGGTCCAATACCCATGATGAATCGACATCCGGTGAATTGTCGTCAAGCAGTTGTAATAGTTAAAGTGCAGCATGACGATGTGCAGTATCAGCGGCGTGTGCGATGCCTTGATTTCGTGTTCCGGTCGGAAGTCGATGGGAATCCTGTCCTTCCAGTCCTCAAGCTCCTGGTCGAGTTCGCCAATGGTGTTTAAGAGCTCGCCATCAGACTGCTTTGTCGCCTCTGTCGAGTACAACCTGTTGTAAACCCTGCTCTCAACAATGGATAGCTCGCACATAACCCTAAACAGGTtcatcttcccctttccGTCCGCCAGCGGAATGTTTCCGATGCCATCCGCCGGGTCAGCGTCAGGCAGCTCGACGTTCATGTCGCTATCATCCTGTGCCGGTGGTCTTCCTGATCGGAGGCAGAGATCCTTGTCCAGCATGTAGGCAATCCAAAACACTCTCTTGCGCTGCTCGATTTCGATCGGGTTCAAATTGAAGTTGGTGCCCTTCTTGTGAAGGCCGATGGTGTGCGCCAGTCGGATGGCAGTCGCAATGATAAGTGACGATGGCTGCGGGTTAGGAGTGCCTTGCATAAACATAGCCATACCCAGCAGAGCCTGCACACTGAGCAGATCCGTGCAGCGCATCACAATCTCCGAAAAGCAAGCCATGGCGTTCTTCATGTATGCCCAAGCCTtgtcgtcctcttcctgtGGTACAAGGTTGCTCATCACCCGCAGCCGATGAGCGATAGCCAGAGCCACGTTCAAACTCGCCCACCATCCAGATCCAGTATATGGGTCGCTGGAATATTGTCGCTCTACCAGATGCATAAACGTCGGTTGGTGGAAGAGCGGGAACATGCAGTTGAAGTTCTCGAAATAGTCCTTGAGCAGCGAAAGGGCCTCGTTCTTTGGTGGCAGGTCACGGAAGATGACTCGGCGGAAGAGGTCACCAAACACATCAGGCTTCCATGCAGTCCACTTGTGGTCGTCGATCGAGACATCAGAGATCATCTGCTGGAACGAAGAATCGCCCATCTTCTCATTCACCCACTGGATACCCTTGggtgagaagatggagaaacCGGACGAGGAGCCTTTCCCGTGTCAGTAACAAGTGGCAAGCTGAT
Proteins encoded in this window:
- a CDS encoding hypothetical protein (EggNog:ENOG503NWH1; COG:K), with translation MDHMHGGFQMPIQPPPLMNPPPQIFGGYAEHGMPMPQLPPDLMAAQMFGDHGLLEDTNEAKRRRIARACDMCRKKKIKCDGKLPACTHCINYKTDCVFTQVEKKRNPPKGAKYIEGLENRLGRMEHLLRLSGLLGEDDNGATDLGTLEKKLAEKQQRSRQASQAASNPTSPSQATSGHDGNVSTPQSSLASPEPAKDSKDKRKSITPEKDGEGEEQEEVAELSEMMCSLVTNNIGETRYIGSSSGFSIFSPKGIQWVNEKMGDSSFQQMISDVSIDDHKWTAWKPDVFGDLFRRVIFRDLPPKNEALSLLKDYFENFNCMFPLFHQPTFMHLVERQYSSDPYTGSGWWASLNVALAIAHRLRVMSNLVPQEEDDKAWAYMKNAMACFSEIVMRCTDLLSVQALLGMAMFMQGTPNPQPSSLIIATAIRLAHTIGLHKKGTNFNLNPIEIEQRKRVFWIAYMLDKDLCLRSGRPPAQDDSDMNVELPDADPADGIGNIPLADGKGKMNLFRVMCELSIVESRVYNRLYSTEATKQSDGELLNTIGELDQELEDWKDRIPIDFRPEHEIKASHTPLILHIVMLHFNYYNCLTTIHRMSIHHGYWTSRLSNYAIQGLNARPLNPRIFSSAALCTSAARASISLLKYIPQGDFSCVWMVLYFPVSALVTLFGNVLQNPLDPRARSDAKLMNVVVNFLSMLGVEAETGGVHRMLGVCSEFERIAKVVVEKAEKEHANRRKRKNTEQPTAKTTATGDSPSFNPNPAAAAPTPRPTTAGSATPQASHSMNNQHQPPNNNLSPPPNDHRSPPNIGFGPMNGAANGQGTMSSSSSPGMAPTGWHGDFAAAPPNGGGGVPGGGGDYGGYDMGGFDPMNSVTMGGTGGLTSPPLGGGFFQQPMLPQDLFSLPMTLDWDWAEMSGGAYPSVENGNFGGEVPGRM